The following proteins come from a genomic window of Carassius gibelio isolate Cgi1373 ecotype wild population from Czech Republic chromosome B8, carGib1.2-hapl.c, whole genome shotgun sequence:
- the LOC127963969 gene encoding 8-oxo-dGDP phosphatase NUDT18-like: MSLEETVEMLLKGEGLEVTELHFDPEHKKPVTRKNTCFAVCALIFNSKNEVLMIQEAKAVCLGSWYLPAGRIEDGESIEEALKREVQEEAGIDCQPITLLQIQEKGPSWIRFAFLAEKTGGSLKTPEEANADSLQAQWYDRETLPKNIRKLDILTLIDAGIRYRQSPWFSELQPVDFPCDVVCQRLLLAFTSSDANPENGEEERIWLLLSKDTQLPVAASVEAQTLTFTAKQLVKYCMPSRYEQLSVNTCGILGVQHNGRAPGQTDGVCLNTLVLLEYNEEEEEISLSSPPKPEDAGFRWHEVTNQSLRTEILQKIEEGSVLPVQSI, from the exons ATGTCCCTGGAGGAGACGGTGGAGATGCTTCTGAAGGGAGAGGGACTGGAAGTGACCGAGCTCCACTTCGATCCTGAACACAAGAAGCCAGTCACACGCAAAAACACATGCTTTGCTGTCTGTGCGCTCATCTTCAACTCTAAG AACGAGGTGCTGATGATTCAGGAGGCAAAGGCAGTGTGTCTTGGTTCATGGTATCTCCCTGCAGGTCGTATAGAAGATGGTGAAAGTATTGAAGAAGCCCTAAAGAGAGAGGTGCAGGAGGAGGCGGGAATAGACTGTCAGCCAATCACACTGCTGCAGATCCAAGAAAAAGGGCCAAGCTGGATCCGCTTTGCTTTTCTAGCAGAGAAAACAG GGGGCTCTCTGAAGACACCAGAAGAAGCAAACGCTGACTCGCTGCAAGCTCAGTGGTACGATCGCGAAACTCTGCCTAAGAATATCCGTAAACTTGACATTCTCACCCTCATTGATGCTGGGATAAGATATCGCCAAAGTCCCTGGTTCTCAGAGTTACAGCCTGTCGACTTTCCCTGCGACGTCGTCTGCCAAAGGCTTCTTCTCGCATTCACCTCCAGCGACGCTAACCCTGAAAACGGTGAGGAAGAACGCATATGGCTTTTGCTGAGTAAAGACACCCAACTTCCTGTTGCAGCCTCCGTCGAAGCACAAACTCTCACATTCACAGCAAAACAGCTGGTTAAGTATTGCATGCCCTCCAGGTATGAGCAGCTAAGCGTGAACACCTGTGGGATTCTGGGAGTGCAGCACAACGGGAGAGCTCCCGGCCAAACCGATGGAGTCTGTTTGAACACTCTTGTGCTGCTGGAGTATaacgaggaagaggaggaaatcAGTCTCAGCAGTCCACCCAAACCAGAGGATGCTGGGTTCAGATGGCATGAGgtgaccaatcagagcctgaGGACTGAGATCCTGCAGAAGATCGAGGAAGGCTCTGTCCTGCCTGTTCAGAGCATATGA